The following proteins are encoded in a genomic region of Reichenbachiella sp.:
- a CDS encoding response regulator: MPTAKQGILDLREWEFQKNEPISLAGEWEFYWERILYPADFEYLDLPETYRKFPMLWEGDIIDEDTITPVGFATQRLQVIVNSVTPELAITIPHFYSSYLLFLNGEYLGSNGQVGMHEVTSKPHWQYMTREFKVKSDTLEIVLQISNYKHSRGGSFYDIKLGEKVKMQTVEGRQKAFDLIMSSSLFFIGLFFMVLFWFGRHEKQILYFSLFCLFYSYRSIGSGSYTLHSLYPELPWLLTLKAEYITMFMAGLFFSFYSYYLYKRETSRLFLLFVTIISGTFVLITLFAPVKFFTKLVGPYSVMILIGFVYMMYTYVLAVVNKREGSLMSLISSFLLFLVMGAVILEHFGFMKNSMLFYFVGYQQFFFFQSIILFYRYNRKIEMAKEKAESAARSQSDFLSMISHEIRTPLNAVIGLTNYLIGDKPKKQHTDDLKTLKFSAEHLHVLINDVLDYSKLDAGKIEFEEVDVNVVEMARNITKGFDNRAKEKDIYLNFLHDEEIPNFIVCDGLRLSQILTNLISNAIKFTDEGGVTLSMTIIMLTKDRVSIKFSVEDSGIGIPKDKIKTIFDSFSQASTSTTREYGGTGLGLSITKRILDMQNTKINVFSVEGQGSRFYFTQTFAISENQEKVTEKISEVHNQLEGKSILLVEDNPVNVMVAKKFLSRWDIKVDVAENGREALEKTAIESYDLVLMDLQMPEMDGYTASEELRKRGYTVPILALTASVMLDVGDRVFKSGMNDFITKPFDPDDLFNKIKLHIERKESEEKGVN; the protein is encoded by the coding sequence TTGCCCACAGCAAAACAAGGAATTCTTGACCTTAGAGAATGGGAATTTCAAAAAAATGAGCCTATTTCTTTGGCAGGAGAGTGGGAGTTTTATTGGGAGAGAATCCTATATCCAGCTGATTTCGAATATCTCGACCTTCCTGAAACTTACCGGAAATTTCCCATGCTTTGGGAAGGAGATATTATCGATGAGGATACCATTACACCAGTAGGGTTCGCTACACAACGCTTGCAGGTCATAGTCAATTCGGTGACGCCAGAGCTGGCGATAACCATTCCACATTTTTATTCTTCTTATTTACTCTTTTTGAATGGTGAATACTTGGGTTCCAATGGTCAGGTAGGCATGCATGAGGTGACTTCCAAGCCTCATTGGCAGTATATGACCAGGGAGTTCAAGGTTAAATCTGATACACTGGAAATTGTATTGCAGATATCTAACTACAAACATTCACGTGGAGGTAGTTTCTATGATATTAAGCTAGGAGAGAAAGTGAAAATGCAAACGGTAGAGGGTCGTCAGAAGGCTTTCGATCTGATTATGTCGTCTAGTTTGTTTTTCATAGGCCTCTTTTTTATGGTCTTGTTCTGGTTTGGTAGACATGAAAAGCAGATTTTATACTTTTCACTTTTTTGTTTGTTCTATAGTTATCGATCGATAGGCTCGGGGAGCTATACCCTTCATTCATTATATCCGGAGTTGCCTTGGCTGCTGACGCTCAAGGCCGAGTACATCACCATGTTTATGGCTGGGCTTTTCTTCTCCTTCTATTCTTATTATCTATATAAGCGAGAGACGTCCAGACTGTTTTTACTTTTTGTGACAATCATAAGTGGCACATTCGTATTAATTACACTCTTCGCACCGGTTAAGTTTTTTACCAAATTAGTGGGACCTTATTCTGTTATGATCTTGATTGGGTTCGTCTATATGATGTATACCTATGTGCTTGCTGTAGTCAACAAGAGGGAAGGATCATTAATGTCATTGATAAGTTCTTTTTTACTCTTTCTGGTCATGGGAGCTGTTATCCTGGAGCACTTTGGGTTTATGAAAAATTCTATGCTCTTCTATTTTGTGGGGTATCAGCAGTTTTTCTTTTTCCAATCGATCATTCTTTTTTATCGATACAACCGGAAAATTGAGATGGCCAAAGAGAAGGCAGAATCCGCTGCTCGATCTCAGTCTGATTTCCTATCCATGATTTCTCATGAGATCCGAACACCTTTGAATGCGGTGATAGGCTTGACCAATTATCTAATTGGGGATAAACCCAAAAAACAGCATACGGATGATCTAAAAACATTGAAGTTCTCAGCGGAGCATTTACATGTACTGATTAATGATGTGCTGGATTACAGTAAACTCGATGCAGGAAAGATTGAGTTTGAAGAAGTGGATGTCAATGTGGTTGAAATGGCCAGAAACATTACCAAAGGGTTTGATAATAGAGCCAAGGAAAAGGACATTTATTTGAACTTTCTTCATGATGAAGAGATTCCAAATTTTATCGTTTGTGATGGATTACGCTTGAGTCAGATTCTAACCAACCTGATTAGTAATGCGATCAAGTTTACAGATGAAGGTGGTGTGACGCTCAGTATGACCATTATCATGTTAACCAAAGATAGAGTGTCTATCAAGTTTTCCGTAGAAGATTCGGGTATTGGAATACCCAAAGACAAAATCAAAACCATATTTGATAGTTTCTCTCAGGCCTCTACATCCACAACCCGTGAATATGGAGGAACTGGTTTGGGCTTGTCCATTACCAAACGAATACTGGATATGCAAAACACAAAAATCAATGTGTTTAGTGTTGAAGGGCAGGGCTCAAGATTCTATTTTACTCAAACATTTGCAATCAGCGAGAATCAGGAAAAAGTGACCGAGAAGATTTCAGAAGTACATAATCAGTTGGAAGGAAAAAGCATACTACTGGTAGAGGATAATCCAGTAAATGTGATGGTAGCTAAGAAGTTTCTGTCGCGATGGGATATCAAAGTGGACGTGGCTGAGAATGGCCGAGAGGCATTAGAAAAGACAGCCATCGAATCTTATGATTTGGTGCTGATGGATTTGCAAATGCCAGAAATGGATGGCTATACGGCATCCGAAGAATTGAGAAAACGTGGCTATACGGTGCCAATCCTTGCCTTAACCGCCTCTGTGATGTTGGACGTAGGCGATCGTGTATTCAAGTCCGGAATGAATGATTTCATTACCAAACCATTCGATCCAGACGATCTATTTAATAAGATCAAATTGCATATCGAGCGGAAAGAATCTGAAGAGAAAGGGGTGAATTAA
- the hemE gene encoding uroporphyrinogen decarboxylase codes for MILQNDLILRAARGEETERVPVWLMRQAGRILPEYRKVRESVSGFIELATTPELAAEVTIQPVDLLGVDAAIIFSDILVIPEAMGLPYQMIEKKGPWFENTIQSAADLKKIRIAEPETDLDYVAEAIKITKKELNGRVPLIGFAGAPWTIFSYMVEGAGSKTFSKAKKMLYTEPELSHKLLDMITESTIKYLQMQIKCGADLVQIFDSWAGILSPAQYEEFGLKYISKICDTIDIVPVTVFAKGAYFARKQMGQLNCETIGLDWNMAVAPTRRLIGPDKTLQGNLDPCVLYSTDKEIELQTIEMLESFGGHRHIANLGHGVYPDINPEKVKVFIETVKNWKAN; via the coding sequence ATGATTTTACAAAACGATCTAATATTGCGAGCAGCCAGAGGAGAAGAAACAGAAAGAGTGCCGGTGTGGCTGATGCGTCAGGCTGGAAGAATTCTGCCCGAATATCGTAAAGTTCGTGAAAGCGTAAGCGGTTTTATTGAACTGGCTACCACTCCGGAGTTAGCGGCTGAAGTAACCATCCAACCGGTAGATCTATTAGGCGTTGATGCGGCCATCATTTTCTCCGACATTTTGGTGATTCCTGAAGCCATGGGATTGCCTTATCAGATGATCGAGAAAAAGGGACCATGGTTTGAAAACACGATACAGTCTGCAGCTGACCTAAAGAAAATCAGAATTGCTGAACCAGAGACTGACTTGGACTATGTGGCCGAAGCCATCAAAATCACCAAAAAGGAATTGAATGGTCGTGTACCTTTGATCGGGTTCGCCGGAGCACCATGGACGATTTTCTCCTACATGGTAGAAGGCGCTGGTAGCAAGACTTTTTCTAAGGCCAAAAAGATGCTTTACACTGAGCCAGAGCTTTCTCACAAACTGCTGGACATGATCACAGAAAGCACGATCAAATACTTGCAAATGCAGATCAAATGCGGCGCCGACTTAGTACAGATTTTCGACTCTTGGGCGGGCATCTTGTCTCCGGCACAGTATGAAGAATTTGGATTGAAATACATTTCCAAAATCTGTGATACCATAGACATCGTACCTGTGACTGTATTTGCCAAGGGCGCTTATTTTGCTAGAAAGCAAATGGGACAACTCAACTGCGAGACCATTGGATTGGACTGGAACATGGCGGTAGCACCTACCAGAAGATTGATAGGTCCAGACAAAACACTTCAGGGAAATTTAGACCCTTGTGTGCTTTACAGTACGGATAAAGAAATTGAATTGCAAACCATTGAGATGCTTGAATCCTTTGGCGGTCATAGACACATCGCCAATTTAGGCCATGGCGTTTACCCAGACATTAATCCTGAGAAAGTAAAGGTGTTTATTGAAACGGTAAAGAATTGGAAGGCTAATTAA
- a CDS encoding fumarylacetoacetate hydrolase family protein produces MTIIGIGKNYVNTPEEMPSPKWAPIIFTKPETTLLTNNAPFEIPAVSNELAYEVELAFKISKAGKNISEADALNHVDAVAVCIDFTAKDVLAKSRENKGPWALAKGFDGATPISDFVSLDQFKGDINFALDLNGERVQTGNSSLMVYTLPQIIAHISQFMTLNPGDIILSGTPAHGVGLVKAGDKLLATLEGENKLEFEVK; encoded by the coding sequence ATGACCATCATAGGAATAGGAAAAAACTACGTCAACACACCAGAAGAAATGCCATCGCCAAAATGGGCACCCATTATCTTCACCAAACCAGAAACTACCCTACTTACAAACAATGCGCCTTTCGAAATACCTGCTGTTTCTAACGAATTAGCCTATGAAGTAGAGTTGGCTTTCAAGATTTCAAAAGCTGGAAAAAACATCAGTGAAGCAGATGCCTTGAATCATGTGGATGCAGTAGCTGTGTGCATCGACTTTACCGCCAAAGATGTGTTGGCCAAAAGCAGAGAGAACAAAGGCCCATGGGCTTTGGCCAAAGGCTTTGACGGCGCTACGCCTATCTCTGATTTTGTTTCTTTGGATCAATTCAAGGGAGATATCAATTTCGCCTTGGATCTAAATGGAGAGCGCGTGCAGACCGGCAATTCTTCTTTGATGGTATATACGCTACCACAGATCATTGCGCATATATCGCAGTTTATGACTTTGAACCCCGGAGATATCATTTTGAGTGGTACGCCAGCTCACGGCGTAGGTTTGGTAAAAGCAGGCGACAAGCTTTTGGCTACGCTAGAGGGTGAGAATAAGTTGGAGTTTGAAGTAAAATAA